The DNA region CGACCGTCGGCATCTCACTATTTTTCGGAAACTCAGGACGTCGAACGACGCTGGCGAGGTTTTCGCCGATGGTGACACCCTCTAAGGCCGGCGGTGCGGCGCCCATCACGGTGCCCAGAATGAGGGCAGCGATCAATCGAGGAGTGCCGAGCGGAGCGCACGGAGGCGGTTTCCGTAAATCTCGCTCTTGAGGTTTCCGGCCCACATGACCAGCGCGCTCTCGTTATTGTCGCTATAGTAGCCGCGGCGGGTTGACACGGTAGTGAATCCATACTTGCGATACAGCGACTGCGCTATTTCGTTGCTCTCGCGAACTTCGAGCGTCATCCACGACGCGCCGCGCGCGATGGCTTCCTCCAGGAGGCGTACCAGCATGATCTCGCCGTACTTACGCCCGCGAAACTCCGGGTCGACGGCGATCGTCGTGATGTGCGAGTCCTCGAGAATCACCCAGATGCCGCCGTAAGCCATCAGACGGTCACCGATGCGCCCGATGTAGTAGTGCGCGAGTTTATTGTCGTGCAGTTCTTGATAGAACGCGTTGGCCGGCCAGCTGGTCGTAAACGATTGCTGTTCGATCCGCAAAACGTCTCGAACGTCGGCCTCCGCCATCGGCGCGACGCTCATGCGTTCGCCGCCGGCAGCCGGCGGACGCGGCTCGAGCTTCACAGCTTCGGAACTGTCACTGCGGGCAGTTCGCCGTAATCGGCGCGAATCTCGTGCAGCGAGCGCGCCGATTCGCGCTGCGCCGCCAGCATTGCAATTGCCAGAGCGGCGGGTTCGACTGCGCGCGCGAGAATTTTCACGTCATTTCCGCGTTCGCCAAGCGCCGCGAGCACGTCCTCCGCGCCGTTGCCCGTGAGTGCGAAAGATTTCGGTAAATGCGGCTGCAGCTCGGCAAGCACGTCCCGAATGTACCCCGAAGCGCGGCGCTCCCCGTCACCTGTGATGAAGCGAACCGATACCACGCCGGCGCGGCCGCGCACCGCCGTCAGCAGCGGCCCCGAGTGTTGCAACCCCACCTCAAATGCGTCGAACGTCGAGACGCCGCACAGTGGGAGTTTCCAGCCGAGCGCGAGCGACTTTGCGTAGCTAATCGCGATGCGCGCACCCGTAAAACTTCCCGGCCCGATTCCGACGCCGATGCGCTCGGGCTTCGCGGAGCCGTCGCTAGGGAGGACCTCGGAAATCGCCCGCAAGCCGCCTTCGAGCGCGACGTTTCCGGCCAGCTCGATGGTCACCGGTGCGCGGCCTTCAGCGATGAACGCCGCCGAAAATCCGCCGGCCGCGGCGTCGATGCCCAGCACGTTCATCGCGCGTGCACGCGGATGCGCCGTGGCTCGTCGCCCTTACCTTCGATGGCGATCTCGTAGTCGAGCGGCGGAAGCAGATCGGCCGCCCGTTCGCTCCACTCCACCAGCACGATCGAGCTGCCGTCGAATGCGTCCTCCAGACCAAGCTCGGCCAGCTCGCGCGGATCCTCGACGCGATAGAGATCGAGATGGTCGATGGAAGGCGTGCCCGTATAGCGGTGCCAAAATGTAAACGATGGGCTTGTCGCCGGGTCTCCTTCCAGTCTGGCTGAAACGATCGCTTTGACAAAGGTCGTTTTGCCCGAACCCAGGGCACCGGAAAGACCGACGACCTCGCCGGCTTTCAGTCCTCGGCCGAACTCGGCCGCGAATTCGCGCAACTGCGCTTCGTTGTAAAATGTTCGTTCCATCAATACGGCGAATCTAAATAGTGCAGTGAATAACGATATTGTAACGCAAATTAACGTCGAAGACGAAATGCGGGAGAGCTATCTCTCCTATGCAATGTCGGTCATTGCATCGCGGGCCCTGCCCGACGTTCGCGACGGCCTCAAACCGGTCCAGCGCCGCATCCTCTACGCCATGCGCGAGATGGGCTTCGAGCCGACCAAGCAGCATCGCAAGTGCGCCGGTATCATCGGCGAGGTGCTCAAGGCGTATCACCCCCACGGCGATTCGTCGGTCTACGACGCGCTGGTGCGCCTGGCGCAGGATTTTACACTGCGTTATCCGCTGGTGGACGGCCACGGCAACTTCGGCTCAATCGATCCCGATCCGCCGGCGGCCTACCGTTATACGGAAGCGCGGCTGGCGCGGGCCTCGCTTGAAGTGCTCAGCGACATCGATAAAGAGACGGTTCCGTTCATTGCGAATTTCGACAATCAGGGAACCGAGCCGAGCGTGCTGCCGGGCAAACTGCCGCAGCTGCTGCTCAATGGTTCGAGCGGGATCGCAGTCGGCATGGCAACCAACATTCCGCCGCACAACCTGAACGAAATCGCGGATGCGATCGCGGCAATTATTGAAGATCCGAAAGTCTCCGACGATGCGCTGTGCGAGATCGTGAAGGGACCGGACTTCCCGACCGGCGGCATCGTGATGGGCCACGAGGCGATCAAAGAAGCGTACAAGACGGGCCGCGGCTCGGTGATCATTCGCGGAACGGCCGAGATCGTCGAAGAACGCGGCAAGCACAAAATCATCATCACGGAAATTCCGTATCAGGTTTACCGCGGGCGCATCGTAGAAGCGATCGCCGAAGCGCACGCCGAGAAGCGCATTCAAGGCATCTCGGCGCTGCACGACGAGTCGAATCGCAAAGGCATGCGCGTCGTCGTCGAGCTGAGCCGCAGCGCCGTTCCGAAGATCGTGCTCAACCAGCTCTACAAGCACACGCCGCTGCAGTCCAGCTTCGGATTCAATATGCTGGCGCTGGTGCCGGCGGGCCCGCCGCGCCCCGATGGTTCGGTTCCGCTGGAACCGCAAGTGCTTTCGCTCAAGCAGCTGCTCGAGCATTACATCGATCACCGCAAAGACGTCGTACGCAAACGCACGCAATATGATTTGCGCAAGGCCGAAGAGCGCGCACACCTGCTGGAAGGCTACCGGATCGCGCTCGACAACATC from Candidatus Rubrimentiphilum sp. includes:
- the tsaE gene encoding tRNA (adenosine(37)-N6)-threonylcarbamoyltransferase complex ATPase subunit type 1 TsaE: MERTFYNEAQLREFAAEFGRGLKAGEVVGLSGALGSGKTTFVKAIVSARLEGDPATSPSFTFWHRYTGTPSIDHLDLYRVEDPRELAELGLEDAFDGSSIVLVEWSERAADLLPPLDYEIAIEGKGDEPRRIRVHAR
- the tsaB gene encoding tRNA (adenosine(37)-N6)-threonylcarbamoyltransferase complex dimerization subunit type 1 TsaB, with translation MNVLGIDAAAGGFSAAFIAEGRAPVTIELAGNVALEGGLRAISEVLPSDGSAKPERIGVGIGPGSFTGARIAISYAKSLALGWKLPLCGVSTFDAFEVGLQHSGPLLTAVRGRAGVVSVRFITGDGERRASGYIRDVLAELQPHLPKSFALTGNGAEDVLAALGERGNDVKILARAVEPAALAIAMLAAQRESARSLHEIRADYGELPAVTVPKL
- the rimI gene encoding ribosomal protein S18-alanine N-acetyltransferase; translated protein: MKLEPRPPAAGGERMSVAPMAEADVRDVLRIEQQSFTTSWPANAFYQELHDNKLAHYYIGRIGDRLMAYGGIWVILEDSHITTIAVDPEFRGRKYGEIMLVRLLEEAIARGASWMTLEVRESNEIAQSLYRKYGFTTVSTRRGYYSDNNESALVMWAGNLKSEIYGNRLRALRSALLD